In Mycolicibacterium mucogenicum DSM 44124, the following are encoded in one genomic region:
- a CDS encoding Rieske 2Fe-2S domain-containing protein, with protein MTEAEVRHIDAGVEMTRFARGWHCIGLAESFRDGKPHSVQAFGTKLVVFADSTGAIKVLDGYCRHMGGDLSQGTVKGDAVACPFHDWRWGGDGKCQLVPYAKRTPRLARTRAWQTTEVNGQLLLWHDPEGSTPGPELTPPTIEGYEEGQWSPWQWNSLLIEGSHCREIVDNNVDMAHFFYIHHAYPTYFKNVIEGHTASQFMESKPRPDYATRELWDGTYLRSEATYFGPAYMINWLHNDLAPNFTVEIALINCHYPVTHDSFVLQWGVAVQNNPALPADKTEKLAASLSRSFGDGFMEDVEIWKNKTRIENPLLTEEDGPVYQHRRWYEQFYVDVADVKPDMVARFEQEVDTTHANDLWHEEVAKNLANRTPVGKAHAVQ; from the coding sequence ATGACTGAGGCTGAGGTCCGTCATATCGACGCCGGCGTGGAGATGACGCGGTTCGCCCGCGGCTGGCACTGCATCGGGCTGGCAGAGTCGTTCCGGGACGGCAAGCCGCACTCGGTGCAGGCGTTCGGTACCAAGCTCGTGGTGTTCGCCGACTCCACCGGCGCCATCAAGGTGCTCGACGGGTACTGCCGCCACATGGGTGGTGACCTGTCGCAGGGCACGGTCAAGGGCGACGCGGTGGCGTGCCCCTTCCACGACTGGCGTTGGGGCGGCGATGGCAAGTGCCAGCTGGTTCCGTACGCCAAGCGCACGCCGCGGCTGGCCCGCACCCGGGCCTGGCAGACCACCGAGGTCAACGGGCAGCTGCTGCTCTGGCACGACCCCGAGGGCTCGACGCCCGGCCCGGAGCTGACCCCGCCGACCATCGAGGGTTACGAGGAGGGCCAGTGGTCGCCGTGGCAGTGGAACTCGCTGCTGATCGAGGGGTCGCACTGCCGCGAGATCGTCGACAACAACGTCGACATGGCGCACTTCTTCTACATCCACCACGCCTACCCGACGTACTTCAAGAACGTCATCGAGGGCCACACCGCCAGCCAGTTCATGGAGTCCAAGCCCCGGCCGGACTACGCGACCCGCGAGCTGTGGGACGGCACGTATCTGCGTTCGGAGGCGACGTATTTCGGGCCGGCGTACATGATCAACTGGCTGCACAACGATCTGGCCCCGAACTTCACGGTCGAGATCGCGCTGATCAACTGCCACTACCCGGTGACGCATGATTCGTTCGTGCTGCAGTGGGGAGTGGCGGTGCAGAACAATCCGGCGTTGCCGGCGGACAAGACCGAGAAGCTGGCGGCGTCGTTGAGCCGCAGTTTCGGAGACGGCTTCATGGAAGACGTCGAGATCTGGAAGAACAAGACGCGCATCGAGAACCCGCTGCTGACCGAGGAAGACGGTCCGGTGTACCAGCATCGCCGCTGGTACGAGCAGTTCTATGTCGACGTCGCCGACGTCAAACCCGACATGGTCGCCCGCTTCGAGCAGGAAGTCGACACCACGCACGCCAACGACCTGTGGCACGAAGAGGTCGCGAAGAATCTGGCCAACCGCACCCCGGTCGGCAAGGCGCACGCCGTCCAGTAG
- a CDS encoding alpha/beta hydrolase translates to MSGPSQAVDFHPELARAARFMPRSPITPWNLRFIRMLSDLLERRTPEDVEVLTLPSGVGIRLHRPATGADGGGALLWIHGGGYLIGSPAQDDVLCRRFADALGITVAAVKYRLAPDNPYPAGLEDCYTALRWLVDLPAVDPERVAVGGSSAGGGMSAALAQLAYDRGEIPLAAQLLVYPMIDDRSGGRPGLDHPGHRLWTQKSNRFGWRAYLGGADPAVAVPARRSDLSGLPPAWVGVGTFDVFHDEDVEYAERLRAAGVPCELEVVPGAYHGFDGVAAKTQVAQAFFASQVEFLRPLLNPAVVG, encoded by the coding sequence ATGTCGGGCCCCTCCCAAGCAGTCGACTTCCACCCCGAGCTCGCGCGGGCCGCACGCTTCATGCCGCGCAGCCCCATCACGCCGTGGAACCTCCGCTTCATCCGCATGCTGTCCGACCTGCTGGAACGCCGCACTCCCGAGGACGTCGAGGTGCTGACGCTGCCGTCGGGCGTCGGGATCCGGCTGCACCGCCCGGCGACCGGCGCCGACGGTGGCGGCGCACTGCTGTGGATTCACGGCGGTGGCTACCTCATCGGCAGCCCGGCGCAGGACGACGTCTTGTGCCGCCGTTTCGCGGACGCCCTGGGCATCACCGTGGCCGCGGTCAAATACCGCCTGGCGCCCGACAATCCGTACCCGGCCGGGCTGGAGGACTGCTACACGGCGCTGCGCTGGCTGGTCGACCTGCCGGCCGTCGACCCGGAGCGCGTGGCGGTCGGCGGCTCGAGCGCCGGCGGCGGCATGAGCGCGGCGTTGGCCCAGCTCGCATATGACCGCGGTGAAATCCCCTTGGCGGCACAGCTTCTGGTGTATCCGATGATCGACGACCGGTCCGGCGGCCGGCCCGGACTGGACCATCCGGGGCACCGGCTGTGGACCCAGAAGTCGAACCGGTTCGGCTGGCGCGCGTACCTCGGTGGCGCCGATCCCGCGGTGGCCGTCCCCGCCCGGCGCTCCGATCTGTCCGGCCTGCCGCCGGCCTGGGTCGGAGTCGGAACCTTCGACGTCTTCCACGACGAGGACGTCGAGTACGCCGAGCGGCTGCGCGCGGCGGGCGTGCCGTGCGAACTGGAAGTGGTGCCGGGCGCGTATCACGGGTTCGACGGCGTCGCAGCCAAGACCCAGGTGGCCCAGGCGTTCTTTGCCAGCCAGGTGGAATTCCTGCGGCCGCTGCTGAACCCGGCCGTCGTCGGCTAG
- a CDS encoding amino acid permease, with amino-acid sequence MTSTPHKHAEPPGLTAEDAGYHHTLKPRQLQMIAIGGAIGTGLFLGAGGRLHNAGPGLFLVYLICGGFVFLILRALGELVLHRPSSGSFVSYAREFLGEKAAYVAGWMYFLNWAMTSIVDSTAIATYFHYWSAFDAIPQWLIALIALAIVLSMNLISVTLFGELEFWAALIKVVALVTFLVVGTVFLAGRFKVDGQSTGFSVIADHGGLFPTGLLPLVVVTSGVVFAYAAVELVGTAAGETAEPHKIMPRAINSVIFRIALFYVGSLVLLGLLLPYSAYKPGESPFVTFFSKIGFEGAGTLMNVVVLTAAFSSLNAGLYSTGRILRSMAMNGSAPKFTGVMSKRGVPYGGICLTASIGLLGVVLNGVVPAQAFEIVLNMAALGIIASWATIVICQLQLFRWSQRGEIDRPAFRMWGAPYTGYATLAFLAAVLVLMAFDKPVGTWTVATLVIIIPALILGWYAARGRVLEIAKQREGFTGQFPVVANPPPPGERQP; translated from the coding sequence ATGACTTCAACGCCTCACAAGCATGCCGAGCCACCCGGTCTGACGGCCGAGGACGCGGGTTACCACCACACCCTCAAACCGCGTCAGCTGCAGATGATCGCCATCGGCGGTGCCATCGGCACCGGCCTGTTCCTGGGCGCCGGTGGCCGGCTGCACAACGCGGGCCCGGGGCTGTTCCTCGTCTACCTGATCTGCGGCGGGTTCGTCTTCCTGATCCTGCGAGCTCTCGGCGAACTGGTGCTGCACCGGCCGTCGTCGGGATCGTTCGTGTCGTACGCGCGTGAATTCCTCGGCGAGAAGGCGGCTTACGTCGCCGGCTGGATGTACTTCCTGAACTGGGCCATGACGTCGATCGTCGACTCGACCGCCATCGCCACCTACTTCCACTACTGGTCGGCGTTCGACGCGATTCCGCAGTGGCTGATCGCGCTGATCGCCCTCGCCATCGTGCTCAGCATGAACCTGATCTCGGTGACGCTGTTCGGCGAACTCGAGTTCTGGGCGGCCCTGATCAAGGTCGTCGCGCTGGTGACGTTCCTGGTCGTCGGCACGGTGTTCCTCGCCGGCCGCTTCAAGGTCGACGGTCAGTCGACCGGCTTCAGCGTCATCGCGGACCACGGCGGCCTGTTCCCGACCGGCCTGCTACCGCTGGTGGTGGTGACCTCGGGCGTCGTCTTCGCTTATGCCGCAGTCGAACTCGTCGGCACCGCGGCGGGTGAGACGGCCGAACCGCACAAGATCATGCCGCGCGCCATCAACTCGGTGATCTTCCGCATCGCGCTCTTCTACGTCGGCTCGCTGGTGCTGCTCGGCCTGCTGCTGCCGTACTCCGCGTACAAGCCGGGGGAGAGCCCGTTCGTCACGTTCTTCTCGAAGATCGGTTTCGAGGGCGCCGGCACCCTGATGAACGTCGTCGTGCTCACCGCGGCGTTCTCCAGCCTGAACGCCGGGCTGTACTCGACCGGCCGCATCCTGCGCTCCATGGCGATGAACGGCAGCGCCCCGAAGTTCACCGGCGTCATGTCGAAACGTGGTGTGCCCTATGGCGGTATCTGCCTGACGGCCAGCATCGGCCTGCTCGGTGTCGTCCTCAACGGCGTCGTGCCGGCGCAGGCCTTCGAGATCGTGCTGAACATGGCGGCGCTGGGCATCATCGCGTCGTGGGCCACCATCGTGATCTGTCAGTTGCAGCTGTTCCGCTGGTCGCAGCGCGGTGAGATCGATCGGCCGGCGTTCCGCATGTGGGGCGCGCCGTACACCGGATACGCCACTTTGGCCTTCCTGGCCGCGGTGCTGGTGCTGATGGCGTTCGACAAACCGGTGGGCACCTGGACGGTCGCGACGCTGGTGATCATCATCCCGGCGCTCATCCTGGGCTGGTACGCGGCGCGGGGCCGGGTCCTGGAAATCGCCAAGCAGCGCGAGGGCTTCACCGGCCAGTTCCCGGTGGTCGCCAACCCGCCGCCACCGGGCGAACGTCAACCTTGA
- a CDS encoding WS/DGAT/MGAT family O-acyltransferase gives MEIMSPTDAMFLLGESREHPMHVGGLQLFSPPEGAGPEFIHELHRDMLAHTNFNPTYRKRPARFLGGIASFAWAYDDELDIDYHLRRSALPRPGRIRELLDLCGRLHTSLLDRHRPLWETYLVEGLEDGRFAVYSKAHHALLDGVSALRMAMRTLSDDPAEQEVRVPWDLPSRKRAPKQSPSLIGSAVGAVGTAAGLAPSTFRVARAVLLEQNLTRTFSAPKTMFNVKIGGARRVAAQSWPIARIKAVKQAAGGVTVNDVVLAMCAGALRGYLLEQNALPDAPLIAMVPVSLRAEADADAGGNQVGAILCNLATDVKDPATRLQTIADSMRGNKQVFSGLSKTESMALSALLLSPIALSAVPGFVDATPPPFNIVISNVPGPRVPMYWKGARLDGNYPLSIALDGQALNITLVNNGDNLDFGLVGCRHSVPHLQRLLGHLEDSLTDLEAAVR, from the coding sequence GTGGAGATCATGTCGCCGACCGATGCAATGTTCCTGCTCGGCGAATCGAGGGAGCACCCGATGCACGTCGGCGGCCTGCAGCTCTTCAGTCCACCGGAGGGCGCCGGGCCGGAGTTCATCCACGAACTGCACCGGGACATGTTGGCGCACACCAACTTCAACCCCACCTACCGCAAGCGGCCGGCACGGTTCTTGGGCGGCATCGCCAGCTTCGCTTGGGCGTACGACGACGAACTCGACATCGACTACCACCTGCGCCGCTCGGCACTGCCCAGGCCGGGACGAATTCGCGAGTTGCTCGACCTCTGCGGTCGGCTGCACACCAGCCTGCTGGACCGGCACCGGCCGCTGTGGGAGACGTACCTGGTGGAAGGACTGGAAGACGGCCGCTTCGCCGTCTACTCGAAGGCCCACCACGCGCTGCTCGACGGCGTCTCCGCGCTGCGGATGGCGATGCGCACGCTGTCCGACGACCCGGCCGAGCAGGAAGTGCGGGTGCCGTGGGACCTGCCGTCGCGCAAGCGCGCGCCGAAGCAGAGCCCGTCCCTGATCGGTTCGGCGGTGGGCGCCGTCGGCACGGCGGCCGGTCTCGCGCCGTCGACCTTCCGGGTGGCGCGCGCCGTGCTGCTGGAGCAGAACCTGACCCGGACCTTCAGTGCGCCGAAGACGATGTTCAACGTCAAGATCGGCGGTGCCCGACGGGTGGCGGCCCAGTCCTGGCCGATCGCCCGCATCAAGGCCGTCAAGCAGGCCGCCGGCGGCGTCACTGTCAACGACGTCGTGCTGGCGATGTGCGCCGGCGCGCTGCGGGGCTACCTGCTCGAGCAGAACGCCCTGCCCGACGCACCGCTGATCGCGATGGTCCCGGTGAGCCTGCGGGCCGAGGCCGACGCCGACGCCGGCGGCAACCAGGTCGGCGCGATCCTGTGCAACCTGGCCACCGACGTCAAGGACCCGGCGACGCGGCTGCAGACCATCGCCGACTCGATGCGCGGCAACAAGCAGGTGTTCTCGGGGCTGTCGAAGACGGAGTCGATGGCCCTGTCGGCGCTGCTGCTGTCCCCGATCGCGCTGTCCGCCGTGCCGGGTTTCGTCGACGCCACCCCGCCGCCGTTCAACATCGTCATCTCGAACGTGCCGGGGCCGCGGGTGCCGATGTACTGGAAGGGCGCCCGTCTCGACGGGAACTACCCGCTGTCGATCGCGCTGGATGGCCAGGCGCTCAACATCACGCTGGTCAACAACGGCGACAACCTGGACTTCGGGTTGGTCGGCTGCCGGCACAGCGTGCCGCACCTGCAGCGGCTGCTCGGACACCTCGAAGACTCGCTGACGGATCTGGAGGCTGCGGTCCGCTAG
- a CDS encoding septum formation family protein: protein MSVLSVKFWAPRRALLAALLCAQLIAGVVTVAAVGPAAGGATEADHTDAVFRSAHAGSCLTWQPEPPQRPAFVQCSSPHLFEVVNAVQGDGDQESCAVSGRRYLGPRYDPNGRFAYGLLRSVGAESSGPRISLCGLQLPGPNGQQLPFRGQVAEQDQSRVWPPGTCLGADMKGGQTGLVPIDCAEPHSVEVVGPIDLSEHFHDGPPPSDAEQEEVLRPACVTMAAAYLAPKTLAASALTLSHRPIGPASWSAGSHQVLCTLAPRTPGPMTGSVKAPGGATAVPAPVAVHPVAPLPPATTATTVASTSNAPTTAAAPAVAPSTAAAPAPSSSSSSSAATQTAEAPSPAVTETTVPPAPPASPVDNPAHPPLAPPAEPAAPAEPAPPSHVLEIPGLAPITLPWAPPPL from the coding sequence ATGAGTGTGCTATCGGTCAAGTTCTGGGCGCCACGCCGCGCTTTGCTAGCGGCTTTGCTGTGCGCCCAGCTGATCGCCGGCGTGGTCACCGTGGCCGCTGTCGGCCCGGCCGCGGGCGGCGCGACCGAAGCCGACCACACCGATGCCGTCTTTCGCAGTGCGCATGCCGGCAGCTGCCTGACGTGGCAACCTGAGCCGCCACAGCGCCCCGCCTTCGTCCAGTGCAGCAGCCCGCACCTGTTCGAGGTCGTCAACGCGGTCCAGGGCGACGGCGACCAGGAATCGTGCGCGGTGTCGGGACGCCGGTACCTCGGACCGCGCTACGACCCCAACGGCCGGTTCGCATACGGCCTGCTGCGCTCGGTGGGCGCCGAGAGTTCCGGACCCCGCATCTCGCTGTGCGGATTGCAGCTGCCCGGCCCGAACGGCCAGCAACTCCCGTTCCGCGGGCAGGTCGCCGAACAGGACCAGTCGCGCGTGTGGCCGCCGGGCACCTGCCTTGGCGCCGACATGAAGGGCGGGCAGACAGGTCTGGTGCCCATCGACTGCGCCGAGCCGCACTCGGTCGAGGTCGTCGGCCCCATCGACCTCAGCGAGCACTTCCACGACGGACCGCCGCCCTCGGATGCCGAGCAGGAGGAGGTACTGCGGCCCGCCTGCGTCACGATGGCCGCCGCGTATCTGGCACCGAAGACCTTGGCCGCCAGCGCATTGACCCTGAGCCACCGGCCGATCGGACCGGCCAGCTGGTCCGCCGGCAGCCACCAGGTGCTCTGCACACTGGCACCGCGGACGCCCGGCCCGATGACGGGCAGCGTCAAGGCCCCCGGCGGCGCGACCGCAGTACCCGCTCCCGTCGCCGTCCACCCGGTGGCACCTCTGCCGCCCGCAACGACGGCGACCACCGTCGCGTCGACGAGCAACGCGCCGACCACCGCGGCGGCTCCGGCCGTGGCCCCGAGTACCGCGGCGGCCCCGGCACCGTCTTCGTCGTCGTCCTCGTCGGCGGCGACCCAAACTGCCGAGGCACCGAGCCCCGCGGTCACCGAGACGACCGTGCCGCCGGCGCCGCCGGCCTCGCCCGTCGACAACCCGGCGCACCCGCCGCTGGCGCCCCCGGCCGAGCCGGCAGCGCCCGCCGAGCCGGCACCGCCGTCGCACGTACTCGAGATCCCGGGCCTGGCCCCGATCACCCTGCCCTGGGCCCCGCCTCCGCTGTAA
- a CDS encoding acyl-CoA dehydrogenase produces the protein MGSSALAITDDHNDLANSATGLLHRLGSRAAARATLEGGPSHPAGFWTAAADLGWQGLAIPEEFGGSGFGLPELAVVLEAQGRELCPGPFLPTVAAAVVIDRSGTDELRAALLPGLADGSTVAALGLSGHVHIAGHTVFGESPTVLGAPDATLLVLVAGDDVVVVETQATGVTVTRLDGADTTRSIGAVTLDQAEAIAVLRGAATKAHTAFRILAASEAVGISWAALEMAVEYAKVREQFGRTIGTFQAVKHHAANMLVAAELTTAAAWDAARADDLDDAWFGAAVAATQAIHSQVFNAENNIQLHGGIGFTWEHDAHLYLRRARTLSALTADGADPLADVVDGQRTGRAHGASFALPEEAAEYRTAARDAVATLQSLPEGERRDFLVDSGYLVPHWPKPWGRDAGVLEQLAIEEEFRDVERPDLGITGWVTLTIAQAGTDDQRERWVYPVLRGEIMWCQLFSEPEAGSDAAAVRTSAKKVDGGWLVTGQKVWTSLAQYCQWGLATVRTDPDAPKHAGVTMMAIDMKAPGVTVNPLKGLTGNAHFNEVFFDEVFVPDADVIGDVNKGWLVARTTLGNERLSIGGGSGAQSGFSADDLIALLDAAPPELAAGLRDRAGAVIAEGHTLRLLNLRRISRAIAGTGPGPEGNVTKLVVAEQGQRQTELGMKLAGPAAVTGQTPTLTQAYLGYRAMTIAGGTSEITRNTIAERILGLPRDPLLK, from the coding sequence ATGGGTAGCTCAGCGCTGGCGATCACCGACGACCACAACGACCTCGCGAACTCAGCGACGGGACTGCTGCACCGGCTCGGCAGCCGGGCCGCCGCCCGCGCCACGCTCGAGGGTGGACCGTCGCATCCCGCCGGTTTCTGGACGGCCGCGGCCGATCTCGGCTGGCAGGGTCTGGCCATCCCCGAGGAGTTCGGCGGGTCCGGTTTCGGGCTGCCGGAGCTGGCGGTCGTGCTCGAGGCACAGGGCCGTGAACTGTGTCCCGGGCCCTTCCTGCCGACCGTCGCCGCCGCCGTCGTCATCGACCGATCCGGAACCGACGAGCTACGCGCCGCGCTGCTGCCCGGGCTGGCCGACGGCAGCACCGTTGCCGCCCTCGGATTGTCGGGCCATGTTCACATCGCCGGCCACACCGTGTTCGGCGAGAGCCCGACGGTACTCGGCGCCCCCGATGCCACGCTGCTGGTCCTGGTCGCCGGCGATGATGTGGTGGTCGTCGAAACCCAGGCCACCGGCGTCACCGTCACCCGGCTGGACGGCGCGGACACCACACGCAGCATCGGCGCGGTGACGCTGGACCAGGCCGAGGCGATCGCCGTCCTCCGCGGTGCGGCAACCAAGGCGCACACCGCTTTTCGCATTCTGGCCGCCTCCGAGGCCGTCGGGATCAGTTGGGCGGCACTGGAAATGGCCGTCGAATACGCCAAGGTGCGGGAGCAGTTCGGCCGCACCATCGGCACCTTCCAGGCCGTCAAGCACCACGCCGCCAACATGCTGGTGGCTGCCGAACTCACCACCGCCGCAGCATGGGACGCGGCGCGCGCCGACGATCTGGACGACGCCTGGTTCGGCGCGGCCGTGGCCGCCACGCAGGCGATCCACAGCCAGGTCTTCAACGCCGAGAACAACATTCAGCTGCACGGCGGTATCGGTTTCACCTGGGAGCACGACGCGCATCTGTATCTGCGTCGGGCCCGCACGCTGTCGGCGCTGACCGCGGACGGTGCCGACCCGTTGGCCGATGTGGTCGACGGACAGCGCACCGGCCGGGCCCACGGCGCGTCGTTCGCTCTCCCCGAGGAAGCGGCCGAATACCGCACCGCCGCCCGCGATGCCGTCGCCACGCTGCAGTCCCTTCCCGAGGGCGAACGGCGGGACTTCCTCGTCGATTCCGGCTATCTGGTCCCGCACTGGCCCAAGCCGTGGGGCCGGGACGCAGGCGTGCTCGAGCAGCTGGCCATCGAGGAGGAGTTCCGTGATGTCGAGCGGCCCGACCTCGGCATCACCGGTTGGGTGACGCTGACCATCGCCCAGGCCGGCACCGACGACCAGCGCGAGCGCTGGGTGTACCCGGTGCTGCGCGGCGAGATCATGTGGTGCCAGCTGTTCTCCGAGCCCGAGGCCGGCTCGGATGCGGCCGCGGTACGCACCAGCGCCAAGAAGGTCGACGGCGGCTGGCTGGTGACGGGCCAGAAGGTCTGGACCAGTCTGGCCCAGTACTGCCAGTGGGGTCTGGCCACGGTGCGCACCGATCCCGACGCCCCCAAGCACGCCGGCGTCACGATGATGGCGATCGACATGAAGGCGCCCGGCGTGACCGTCAACCCCCTCAAAGGGCTGACCGGCAACGCTCACTTCAACGAAGTGTTCTTCGACGAGGTCTTCGTCCCGGACGCCGACGTCATCGGTGACGTCAACAAGGGTTGGCTGGTGGCGCGCACGACGCTGGGGAACGAGCGCCTGTCGATCGGCGGCGGCTCCGGCGCGCAATCCGGCTTCAGCGCTGACGACCTGATCGCCCTGTTGGACGCGGCCCCGCCGGAGCTGGCGGCCGGGCTGCGTGACCGCGCCGGCGCGGTGATCGCCGAGGGACACACCCTGCGGCTGCTGAATCTGCGGCGGATCAGCCGCGCGATCGCGGGCACCGGTCCGGGACCCGAGGGCAATGTCACCAAACTGGTCGTCGCCGAACAGGGCCAGCGGCAAACGGAGCTGGGCATGAAGCTGGCCGGCCCCGCGGCCGTGACCGGGCAAACTCCCACGCTCACCCAGGCCTACCTGGGCTACCGCGCCATGACCATCGCCGGCGGTACCTCGGAGATCACCCGCAACACCATCGCCGAACGAATTCTCGGACTGCCCCGCGACCCTTTGCTCAAGTAA
- a CDS encoding alpha/beta hydrolase — protein sequence MTARPNNDVHSPSLATRLRWFMAAKPSDHLLAMATAAASLPVIGKSLEPLGGATAMTLWGMRHVPSFWASTSKALFTPSVAEIRRAERDCTNEVVRAALTGVVPPAELDIEWPAPERTPPFWRAREHRRQVHRTSVRYGDSPSQLLDVWRADDLPTEPAPVLIYLPGGAWVHGSRLLQGYALMSHLAQQGWVCLSIDYRVAPNHRWPQHITDVKTAIAWARANVDKFGGDRNFIAISGGSAGGHLAALAGLTANDPELQTELPEGADTSVDAVVGIYGRYDWEDRSTKEREEFVDFLERVVVRRRIDKHPDIYRQASPIARVHRDAPPFLVIHGSGDSVIPVAQARDFVHELRAVSASTVSYIELPGAGHGFDMTDGARTGSMATAIGLFLDEVRRNQNQHCVEEVV from the coding sequence ATGACGGCTCGACCGAACAATGATGTTCACAGCCCTTCCCTGGCCACCCGGCTGCGCTGGTTCATGGCCGCCAAGCCCTCTGATCACCTGTTGGCTATGGCCACTGCCGCCGCCTCGCTGCCGGTGATCGGCAAGAGCCTCGAGCCGCTCGGCGGCGCCACCGCGATGACCCTCTGGGGCATGCGGCACGTGCCCAGCTTCTGGGCGTCGACGTCGAAGGCCCTGTTCACTCCCAGCGTCGCCGAGATCCGCCGGGCCGAGCGGGACTGCACCAACGAGGTCGTCCGGGCCGCGCTGACGGGCGTCGTGCCCCCGGCCGAACTCGACATCGAATGGCCGGCGCCGGAGCGCACGCCGCCGTTCTGGCGGGCACGCGAACACCGGCGCCAGGTGCACCGCACCTCGGTGCGCTACGGCGACAGTCCGTCGCAGCTGCTTGACGTCTGGCGCGCCGACGACCTGCCCACCGAGCCGGCCCCCGTCCTGATCTACCTGCCCGGTGGGGCCTGGGTGCACGGCAGCCGGCTGCTGCAGGGCTACGCCCTGATGAGCCACCTGGCCCAGCAGGGCTGGGTCTGCCTGTCCATCGACTACCGCGTGGCCCCGAATCACCGTTGGCCGCAACACATCACCGATGTCAAGACCGCGATCGCGTGGGCCCGGGCCAACGTCGACAAGTTCGGTGGCGACCGCAACTTCATCGCGATCTCCGGCGGCTCGGCCGGTGGGCACCTCGCCGCCCTGGCCGGCCTGACCGCCAACGACCCCGAACTGCAGACCGAGCTGCCCGAGGGCGCCGACACCTCGGTCGACGCCGTCGTCGGCATCTACGGCCGGTACGACTGGGAGGACCGGTCCACCAAGGAGCGCGAGGAGTTCGTCGACTTCCTGGAGCGCGTCGTGGTCAGGCGCCGCATCGACAAGCACCCGGATATCTACCGGCAGGCCTCGCCGATCGCACGCGTGCATCGCGATGCGCCGCCGTTCCTGGTCATCCACGGCAGCGGCGACAGCGTCATCCCGGTGGCGCAGGCGCGCGACTTCGTACACGAGCTGCGCGCGGTGTCCGCGTCGACGGTCAGTTACATCGAATTGCCCGGCGCCGGACACGGTTTCGACATGACGGACGGTGCCCGCACGGGGTCGATGGCCACTGCCATAGGGTTGTTCCTCGATGAGGTTCGCCGGAACCAGAATCAGCACTGCGTCGAAGAGGTCGTCTAG